One Polaribacter sp. KT25b DNA segment encodes these proteins:
- a CDS encoding helix-turn-helix domain-containing protein has protein sequence MNRNPLTTLIIFQLLCLFTLNTLSQEFKIETSKISVLNESIITDVEQDIDGFIWIASNQSIYKYNNKDFINFSQKELLLKPHHSTINLVSDANGNIWYFPQNEFSLKILNTKNNKASSIKDFFPNLPFSESEIINIIYRDHLYNIYISVKNKGLYKFDGKKIEVVKSIKEKNKLPIYFVSTITHNWFGYDKKIIKQNKETLLEDTFSANSEILGANIFNNEAIFFTQKDIRSDNIFAEHIKDNKAVNIFQTFKLNSAYHFKKDRIFQNINNDKYWINEKEYLKQIDKDKKIIFQIKKADLPFGDRYRAFFVDRNNIIWIITQTSLYKIIMHENNFKKYLDGYSLKSIFKRDSTFYISAFSSSLKELDSKNTIHQSKHLTKQYSFFGTFYHKDTLWAARYSRILRYNFKTKTTTDYKRGSKVDNEEVGYGAIARHPKTKTFFIGSLTYLAKIDEAKKTAIAVNSLDKYLDKKDRDKLNVRCFKVYGDSLWIGTAKGVFLMDHKEQISKAFTAKNGFPKNLTIQYIFIENDATFWLATQGQGLVKWNRLTNTFKTFTTKDGLSNNNIYAIYKDKFGFLWLPTDNGLNRFAPKTLKNHIFLPNTISHKEFNHLSHFQDKNGDLYLGGLNGLNVFNPEDFLTIDNTKYNVVLNHIKTTLSNNSVIEKHQINNNTITLNSEVKNTALEFLLLDFKNNLPLQYQYKITPFQKDYVVCENNIVVLPKLKKGKYLLHVKAQSSDGTWAELKTPIQINNNISGDYLNILIILLCATSAIVLFFIIKRKKTKKKELNNKEKSVQKEKTEITESDSLSKIKQEEWLNQLKQTILKNMNSINFGMEFLSQEMELSERQLQRRIKNLTDLTPNKYITEIKLNEAFRLIEEKEVETVKELSIKVGYTTPDYFSKLFKNKFGKKPSDYF, from the coding sequence ATGAACAGAAACCCCCTCACAACATTAATTATTTTTCAACTATTATGCCTGTTTACTTTAAACACTTTAAGTCAGGAATTTAAAATCGAAACATCAAAAATATCTGTTCTAAATGAGAGTATTATTACTGATGTTGAGCAAGATATAGATGGCTTTATTTGGATTGCTTCAAACCAATCTATTTACAAATACAACAATAAAGACTTCATAAATTTCTCTCAAAAAGAACTTCTTTTAAAACCACATCATTCAACGATCAACTTAGTTTCTGATGCTAATGGAAATATCTGGTATTTTCCTCAAAACGAATTTAGTCTTAAAATATTAAATACAAAAAATAACAAAGCATCTTCTATAAAAGATTTTTTTCCAAATCTTCCTTTTTCTGAATCCGAAATTATAAATATAATTTATAGAGATCACTTATATAACATTTACATTTCTGTAAAAAACAAAGGACTCTATAAATTTGATGGCAAAAAAATTGAAGTTGTAAAATCTATTAAAGAAAAAAACAAGTTACCTATATATTTTGTAAGCACAATAACTCATAATTGGTTTGGTTATGACAAAAAAATTATCAAGCAAAATAAAGAAACTCTATTAGAAGATACTTTTAGTGCAAATTCAGAAATTTTAGGTGCTAATATTTTTAACAACGAAGCTATTTTTTTTACACAAAAGGATATAAGGTCAGATAATATATTTGCAGAGCATATTAAAGATAATAAAGCTGTTAATATTTTTCAGACTTTTAAACTAAATAGCGCTTATCACTTTAAAAAAGATAGAATATTTCAAAATATAAATAACGACAAGTATTGGATCAATGAAAAAGAGTATTTAAAACAAATTGATAAAGACAAGAAAATTATCTTTCAAATTAAAAAAGCAGATTTACCTTTTGGTGATAGGTACAGAGCTTTTTTTGTTGATAGAAATAATATTATTTGGATTATTACTCAAACAAGTTTGTATAAGATTATTATGCATGAAAATAATTTCAAAAAATATTTAGATGGCTATAGTTTAAAATCAATTTTTAAAAGAGATTCTACTTTTTACATTTCAGCTTTTAGCTCAAGTTTAAAAGAATTAGATTCAAAAAACACCATTCACCAATCTAAACACTTAACCAAACAATATAGTTTTTTTGGCACTTTCTATCATAAAGATACTTTGTGGGCTGCAAGATATTCTAGAATTTTAAGATATAATTTTAAAACAAAAACAACTACAGATTATAAGAGAGGAAGTAAAGTAGATAATGAAGAGGTTGGGTATGGCGCTATAGCTCGCCATCCTAAAACTAAAACCTTTTTTATTGGAAGTCTTACTTATTTAGCCAAAATTGATGAAGCTAAAAAAACTGCTATTGCCGTAAATAGTTTAGACAAATATTTAGATAAAAAAGATAGAGATAAATTAAATGTTAGATGTTTTAAAGTTTATGGTGATAGTCTTTGGATAGGAACTGCAAAAGGTGTGTTTTTAATGGATCATAAAGAACAGATTAGCAAAGCCTTTACCGCTAAAAACGGATTTCCTAAAAACTTAACTATACAGTATATTTTCATAGAAAACGATGCTACTTTTTGGCTTGCAACTCAAGGTCAAGGTTTAGTAAAATGGAATAGACTAACAAATACTTTTAAAACATTTACTACAAAAGACGGACTTTCTAACAATAACATTTATGCTATTTATAAAGATAAATTTGGTTTTTTATGGCTACCAACAGACAATGGTTTAAATAGATTTGCACCAAAAACGTTAAAAAATCACATCTTTTTACCAAATACAATTAGCCATAAAGAATTTAATCATTTATCTCATTTTCAAGATAAAAATGGCGACTTATATCTAGGCGGATTAAATGGGTTAAATGTTTTTAATCCAGAAGATTTTTTAACTATTGATAACACAAAATACAATGTAGTTTTAAACCATATTAAAACTACATTAAGCAATAATTCTGTAATTGAAAAACATCAAATAAACAACAATACTATTACTTTAAATTCTGAAGTAAAAAACACAGCGTTAGAATTTTTATTACTCGATTTCAAAAACAATTTACCGCTTCAATATCAATACAAAATAACGCCTTTTCAAAAAGATTATGTAGTCTGTGAAAACAACATAGTAGTATTACCCAAATTAAAAAAAGGAAAATATCTACTACATGTTAAAGCACAAAGTTCTGATGGTACTTGGGCCGAATTAAAAACACCAATACAAATTAATAATAATATTTCTGGCGATTATTTAAATATCCTAATAATTTTACTCTGCGCAACATCTGCAATCGTTTTATTTTTTATCATCAAAAGAAAGAAAACCAAAAAGAAAGAACTAAATAATAAAGAAAAATCAGTTCAAAAAGAAAAAACTGAAATTACCGAAAGTGACTCCTTATCAAAAATAAAACAAGAAGAATGGTTAAATCAACTAAAACAGACGATTCTAAAAAATATGAATTCTATTAATTTTGGAATGGAGTTTTTATCGCAAGAAATGGAATTAAGCGAAAGACAACTTCAAAGAAGAATTAAAAATTTAACAGATTTAACACCTAATAAATATATAACAGAAATAAAATTAAACGAAGCTTTTCGTTTAATTGAAGAAAAAGAAGTAGAAACGGTAAAAGAGCTTTCTATAAAAGTTGGATACACTACACCAGATTATTTTTCTAAATTATTTAAAAATAAGTTTGGTAAAAAGCCTTCAGATTATTTTTAA
- a CDS encoding penicillin acylase family protein → MKFLKKLLKIVVVILVLVVIGAWLYSKTYHPKYDGEIKLKNLSEKVTVYFDDIGVPHINAQNQQDAYTALGYVHAQDRLWQMELIRRIAGGRLSEIFGEKLIRTDKLFSGLGIEEASEKTIKNLDKNSPKYKMTMAYLDGINQYIEEGKTPIEFTLVGVEKEKYTIKDVYNVFGYMAFSFAIAHKTDPLLTEVKEKLGTAYFNELIGAESENLTLIKNEKNTELTGGFAKAMNDLYDILPLSPFIGSNSWVIGADKTKNGKVIFANDPHIGFSQPSVWYQAHLKTPDFEMYGFHLALVPFPLLGHNRDYAYGLTMFENDDVDFYVEEENPNNKNQYKLENGFVDYKLIEKHIKIKGRKDSIYTIKVSRHGPVMNGIIDHLDDKRSIAMQWIYTKLDNQILDVAYEISHAKNLSEFKKGASKLHAPGLNMMYGDAKNNIAWFASGKLYKYRDSLYTKTYLNGASGKDEIVEYLDFEENPQAINPNRDYVYSANNQPDSIDGKLYPGYYLNEDRAKRIVELLEPKNDWTKEDVAKMTYDVTSPNAPIIASDFVKSINKKDLSVSEKQAISFLKDWKGNFEKQEVGPVIYNRMVYEFQKNTFADEMGKAYNQFTNTPFIEKVLPVQAKREKSIWWDNVTTKDKIENKEEIVTKSFKNAFAFLQNQLGENVKNWTWDRVITVEYKHAVGEVAVLRKFFNVGPFVTTGGDQVINNQIYDIDSTGVYKVKAGPSTRRIIDFSDVENSLAIIPTGQSGNVFSAHYKDQAKKYLNGEFVKMKLDNKEILKIKNQLILIKEKD, encoded by the coding sequence ATGAAATTCTTAAAAAAACTTCTAAAAATCGTTGTAGTAATACTAGTGCTTGTTGTTATCGGAGCATGGTTGTATTCTAAAACCTATCATCCAAAGTATGATGGAGAAATAAAGCTTAAAAATTTATCAGAAAAAGTTACTGTTTATTTTGATGATATTGGCGTGCCACACATTAATGCTCAAAATCAACAAGATGCTTACACTGCTTTAGGGTATGTGCATGCTCAAGACAGATTGTGGCAAATGGAATTAATTAGAAGAATTGCTGGTGGAAGATTATCAGAAATATTTGGAGAAAAATTGATAAGAACCGATAAACTTTTTTCTGGTTTAGGTATTGAAGAAGCATCAGAAAAAACAATTAAGAATTTAGATAAAAATTCGCCAAAATATAAAATGACAATGGCGTATTTAGATGGTATAAATCAATATATAGAAGAAGGGAAAACGCCGATAGAATTCACTTTAGTTGGTGTAGAAAAAGAAAAATATACGATAAAAGATGTGTATAATGTATTTGGTTATATGGCTTTTAGTTTTGCAATTGCCCATAAAACAGATCCGTTGTTAACAGAAGTAAAAGAAAAATTAGGAACTGCTTATTTTAATGAATTGATAGGAGCAGAGTCAGAAAATTTAACGCTTATCAAAAATGAAAAAAATACTGAATTAACAGGTGGTTTTGCAAAAGCAATGAACGATTTGTATGATATTTTGCCATTATCACCTTTTATAGGAAGTAATTCTTGGGTTATTGGAGCCGATAAAACTAAAAACGGAAAAGTAATTTTTGCCAATGATCCTCATATCGGATTTTCGCAACCTTCTGTTTGGTATCAAGCGCATTTAAAAACGCCCGATTTTGAGATGTATGGATTTCATTTAGCCTTAGTTCCTTTTCCGCTTTTAGGGCATAATAGAGATTATGCGTATGGTTTAACAATGTTTGAAAATGATGATGTAGATTTTTATGTGGAAGAAGAAAACCCGAATAATAAAAATCAATATAAATTAGAAAATGGTTTTGTTGATTATAAATTGATTGAAAAACATATCAAAATAAAAGGAAGAAAAGATTCTATTTATACTATAAAAGTTAGTAGACATGGCCCAGTTATGAATGGAATTATTGACCATTTAGATGATAAACGTTCAATTGCAATGCAATGGATTTATACAAAATTAGATAACCAAATTTTAGATGTTGCATATGAGATTTCTCATGCTAAAAACTTATCAGAATTTAAAAAAGGAGCAAGTAAATTGCACGCACCAGGTTTAAATATGATGTATGGTGATGCGAAAAATAATATTGCGTGGTTTGCTTCTGGAAAGTTATATAAATATAGAGATTCATTATATACAAAAACCTACTTAAACGGTGCTTCTGGTAAAGATGAAATTGTAGAATATTTAGATTTTGAAGAAAATCCGCAAGCGATAAATCCTAATAGGGATTATGTGTATTCTGCTAATAATCAGCCTGATTCTATTGATGGGAAATTATATCCAGGATATTATTTGAACGAAGATAGAGCAAAAAGAATTGTAGAACTTTTAGAACCAAAAAACGATTGGACAAAAGAAGATGTAGCAAAAATGACCTATGATGTTACTTCGCCAAATGCGCCAATTATTGCTTCGGATTTTGTAAAATCCATCAATAAAAAAGATTTATCAGTAAGCGAAAAACAAGCAATTTCTTTTTTGAAAGATTGGAAAGGTAATTTTGAAAAACAAGAAGTTGGTCCAGTAATTTATAATAGAATGGTGTATGAGTTTCAGAAAAATACATTTGCAGACGAAATGGGAAAAGCATATAATCAATTTACAAATACGCCTTTTATAGAAAAAGTTTTGCCTGTTCAGGCTAAAAGAGAAAAATCTATTTGGTGGGATAATGTTACAACAAAAGATAAAATAGAAAACAAAGAAGAAATTGTAACGAAATCTTTTAAAAATGCATTTGCCTTTTTGCAAAATCAATTAGGAGAAAATGTGAAAAATTGGACTTGGGACAGAGTTATTACAGTTGAATATAAACATGCAGTTGGTGAAGTTGCTGTGTTAAGGAAATTCTTTAATGTAGGGCCTTTTGTAACAACTGGTGGCGATCAAGTAATAAATAATCAAATATATGATATAGATTCTACAGGAGTTTATAAAGTAAAAGCTGGACCTTCAACAAGAAGAATTATAGATTTTTCTGATGTAGAAAATAGTTTAGCAATTATTCCTACAGGTCAATCTGGCAATGTTTTTAGTGCACATTATAAAGATCAAGCTAAAAAATACTTAAATGGAGAGTTTGTAAAAATGAAACTAGATAATAAAGAGATTTTAAAAATAAAAAACCAACTAATCTTAATAAAAGAAAAAGATTAG
- a CDS encoding alpha/beta fold hydrolase yields MTDKLKTEGKFTYAEAGEGPAIIVLHGLMGALSNFESTFNHFSKNGYTVLIPELPLYSLPLLKTNVKNLAKYLKEFLEYKKIDKAILLGNSLGGHIGLYFTKHYQEKVSALVLTGSSGLYEKAMGDTFPKRGNYQYIEEKTRAVFYNPEIGTKEMVDDVYKIVNDRHSVIRTLAIAKSAIRHNMAGDLPKMKQPTCLIWGKQDTVTPPEVAEDFHKLLPNSDLFWVDECGHAAMMEQPEEFNKILQDWLTSRNI; encoded by the coding sequence ATGACTGATAAGTTAAAAACTGAAGGTAAGTTTACATATGCAGAAGCTGGAGAAGGACCTGCAATCATTGTTTTACATGGATTAATGGGTGCTTTAAGTAATTTTGAAAGTACATTTAATCACTTTTCAAAGAATGGCTACACGGTTTTAATTCCTGAATTACCTTTATACTCACTCCCTCTTTTAAAAACAAATGTTAAAAATTTAGCAAAATATTTAAAAGAATTTTTAGAGTATAAAAAAATAGATAAAGCAATTTTACTTGGAAACTCTTTAGGTGGACATATTGGTTTATATTTTACAAAACATTATCAAGAAAAAGTAAGTGCATTAGTACTTACCGGAAGTTCTGGTTTGTATGAAAAAGCAATGGGAGACACCTTTCCAAAAAGAGGAAACTATCAATATATAGAAGAAAAAACAAGAGCTGTTTTTTATAATCCAGAAATTGGAACGAAAGAAATGGTAGATGATGTTTATAAAATTGTAAACGACAGACATTCTGTTATTAGAACTTTAGCAATTGCAAAAAGTGCTATAAGACATAATATGGCTGGCGATTTACCAAAAATGAAACAACCAACTTGTTTAATTTGGGGTAAGCAAGATACAGTTACGCCTCCTGAAGTTGCCGAAGATTTTCACAAACTATTACCGAATTCAGATTTATTTTGGGTTGATGAATGTGGTCATGCAGCAATGATGGAACAACCTGAAGAATTTAATAAAATTCTTCAAGATTGGTTAACATCTAGAAATATCTAA
- a CDS encoding FeoB-associated Cys-rich membrane protein: protein MQEIITYTLVVLAVVFLMKKFIFPSKKEKGCSTDCGCH, encoded by the coding sequence ATGCAAGAAATAATAACATATACTTTAGTGGTTTTAGCCGTTGTTTTTTTAATGAAAAAATTTATTTTTCCTTCAAAGAAAGAAAAAGGTTGTAGTACAGATTGTGGTTGTCATTAA
- a CDS encoding DUF2911 domain-containing protein, with amino-acid sequence MKKAFLSIAIFTIVLMSSAEVTAQKFAKVDVSPMDAASFPNNWKESNKLVKIIYSRPQLKGRTLDKLAPIDKVWRTGANEAAEITFYKDVTFGGKEVKAGTYTLFTIPTEGDWTVILSNQKNIWGAYFYDMKEDVVRVNGKMSKSEDSIESFSIVFEGEEESAMMYLGWANTIISVPVKG; translated from the coding sequence ATGAAGAAAGCTTTTTTATCAATTGCAATTTTTACAATTGTATTAATGTCATCAGCAGAAGTTACTGCTCAAAAATTTGCTAAAGTAGATGTAAGTCCTATGGATGCAGCCTCTTTTCCAAATAATTGGAAAGAATCTAACAAGTTAGTTAAAATTATATATAGTAGACCACAATTAAAAGGAAGAACGCTAGATAAATTAGCGCCAATTGATAAGGTTTGGAGAACTGGGGCTAATGAAGCGGCTGAAATTACTTTTTACAAAGATGTTACTTTTGGTGGCAAAGAAGTAAAAGCTGGTACTTATACGTTGTTTACAATTCCTACAGAAGGAGATTGGACTGTTATTTTAAGTAATCAGAAAAATATTTGGGGAGCTTATTTTTATGACATGAAAGAAGATGTTGTTAGAGTAAATGGTAAAATGTCTAAATCTGAAGATTCTATCGAATCGTTTTCAATAGTTTTTGAAGGTGAAGAAGAGAGTGCAATGATGTATTTAGGTTGGGCAAATACAATTATTTCTGTACCTGTAAAAGGATAA
- a CDS encoding RluA family pseudouridine synthase, translating into MHSNKDNLQILFEDNHIIIVNKRSGDITQGDRTGDKPLSDVVKEYIKEKYNKPGDVFLGVVHRLDRPTSGVIIFARTSKSLERLNKMLRDKNISKTYWAVVKDHPKKEKDTLINYLKKNPKNNKSSVYPKEITDSKKAILHYKIIKKLDNYSLLEIDLETGRHHQIRAQLSSIGFPIKGDLKYGFNRSNKDGSIHLHARKIQFTHPVSKEQISVIAPTPKEVIWDACC; encoded by the coding sequence ATGCATTCTAACAAAGACAACTTACAAATCTTATTCGAAGACAATCACATTATAATTGTTAACAAACGTTCTGGTGATATTACTCAAGGTGATAGAACTGGCGACAAACCTTTAAGTGATGTTGTTAAAGAATATATTAAAGAGAAATACAACAAACCTGGAGATGTTTTTTTAGGTGTTGTTCACAGACTTGACAGACCAACTTCTGGTGTTATTATTTTTGCACGAACTTCAAAATCTTTAGAGCGTTTAAATAAAATGTTGCGCGATAAAAACATCAGTAAAACCTATTGGGCTGTTGTAAAGGATCATCCAAAGAAAGAAAAAGACACTTTGATAAATTACCTAAAAAAGAATCCTAAAAATAATAAATCTTCTGTATATCCTAAAGAAATTACAGATTCTAAAAAGGCTATTTTACATTATAAAATTATCAAAAAATTAGACAATTACTCTTTGCTAGAAATTGATTTAGAAACAGGAAGACATCATCAAATTAGAGCGCAATTATCATCTATCGGATTCCCTATAAAAGGGGATTTAAAATACGGTTTTAACAGAAGTAACAAAGATGGAAGCATTCATTTACACGCGAGAAAAATCCAATTTACACATCCTGTTTCTAAAGAACAAATTTCTGTAATTGCTCCTACTCCTAAAGAAGTAATTTGGGACGCTTGTTGCTGA
- the yihA gene encoding ribosome biogenesis GTP-binding protein YihA/YsxC gives MKIRSAEFVMSNSNVINAPKDRIPEYAFIGRSNVGKSSLINMLMERKDLAKISGKPGKTQLINHFKINDEWFLVDLPGYGYAQISKKKRTIFQFFIENYFKEREQLVCTFVLIDSRHDPQKIDLEFMQFLGENQIPFCLVFTKADKLGSSKLNKQITAYKKKLLNTWESLPMTFLTSSSSGLGRKEFLDFIGGVNEDVAKDFK, from the coding sequence ATGAAAATAAGATCTGCAGAATTTGTGATGAGCAATAGCAACGTTATCAATGCTCCGAAAGATAGAATTCCAGAATATGCTTTTATTGGTCGTTCTAATGTTGGTAAATCTTCATTAATTAACATGTTAATGGAACGTAAAGATTTAGCAAAAATCTCTGGAAAACCTGGTAAAACACAACTTATTAATCATTTTAAAATAAATGATGAATGGTTTTTAGTAGATTTACCTGGCTACGGATATGCCCAAATTTCAAAAAAGAAAAGAACTATTTTTCAATTTTTTATAGAAAACTATTTTAAAGAAAGAGAGCAATTAGTTTGTACTTTCGTATTGATTGATAGCAGACACGATCCTCAAAAAATAGATTTAGAATTCATGCAGTTTTTAGGTGAAAACCAAATTCCTTTTTGCCTTGTATTTACAAAAGCAGATAAACTAGGAAGCTCTAAACTAAACAAACAAATTACTGCTTACAAAAAGAAATTACTAAACACTTGGGAAAGTTTACCAATGACTTTCTTAACCTCATCTTCTTCAGGATTAGGTCGTAAAGAGTTTTTAGATTTTATCGGTGGCGTAAATGAAGATGTTGCAAAAGATTTTAAATAA
- a CDS encoding DegT/DnrJ/EryC1/StrS aminotransferase family protein, producing the protein MKKIQMVDLQSQYQKIKETVDNSIQEVLNSSTYINGPLVKEFQEDLEKYLNVKHVIPCANGTDALQIAMMGLGLEQGDEVITADFTFAATVEVIALLKLTPVLVDVDAKTFNIDIEALKKAITPKTKAIVPVHLFGQVANMDAILEIAKEHNLFVIEDNAQAIGANYTFKNGKQQKAGTIGNVGTTSFFPSKNLGCYGDGGAIFTNDDALAHTIRGIVNHGMYERYYHDVVGVNSRLDSIQAGVLKAKLPLLDGYCDARRDAARFYNNAFANNPNIITPTAKSNKTRNCDTICDVCDCHVFHQYTLQITNGKRDELHKHLLANGIPNAIYYPVALHSQKAYTDARYNEEDFPVTNNLIKTVISLPMHTELDKEQLTFITKTITDFLK; encoded by the coding sequence ATGAAAAAAATTCAAATGGTTGACTTACAAAGTCAATATCAAAAAATAAAGGAAACAGTAGATAATTCTATACAAGAAGTTTTAAACTCATCTACTTATATTAATGGTCCGTTAGTAAAAGAATTTCAAGAAGATTTAGAAAAATATTTAAATGTAAAACATGTAATACCATGTGCAAATGGTACAGATGCTTTGCAAATTGCAATGATGGGCTTAGGCTTAGAGCAAGGTGATGAAGTTATTACAGCAGATTTTACATTTGCAGCAACTGTAGAAGTAATTGCATTATTAAAATTAACACCCGTTTTAGTTGATGTTGATGCAAAAACTTTCAATATTGATATTGAAGCTTTAAAAAAGGCAATTACTCCAAAAACAAAAGCAATTGTTCCTGTTCATTTATTTGGACAAGTAGCAAACATGGATGCTATTTTAGAAATTGCAAAAGAACATAATCTATTTGTTATAGAAGATAATGCACAAGCAATTGGAGCAAATTACACCTTTAAAAATGGTAAACAACAAAAAGCAGGAACTATAGGAAATGTAGGAACAACTTCTTTTTTCCCTTCTAAAAACTTAGGTTGTTATGGAGACGGAGGCGCAATTTTTACAAATGATGATGCACTTGCTCATACAATAAGAGGAATTGTAAATCATGGAATGTATGAAAGATATTATCATGATGTTGTTGGTGTAAATTCTAGGTTAGATTCTATTCAGGCAGGAGTTTTAAAAGCAAAACTACCCCTTTTAGATGGGTATTGTGATGCTCGTAGAGATGCTGCTCGTTTTTATAATAATGCTTTTGCAAACAACCCAAACATTATAACACCAACTGCAAAATCTAACAAAACAAGAAATTGCGACACTATTTGTGACGTTTGCGATTGCCATGTTTTTCATCAATATACATTACAAATTACAAACGGAAAACGCGACGAATTACACAAGCATTTATTAGCTAACGGAATTCCGAATGCTATTTATTATCCAGTTGCTTTGCATTCTCAAAAAGCATACACAGATGCAAGGTATAATGAAGAAGATTTTCCAGTAACTAACAACTTAATAAAAACTGTAATTTCTTTACCAATGCATACAGAATTAGATAAAGAACAACTTACATTTATTACAAAAACGATTACAGATTTCTTAAAATAA
- the galE gene encoding UDP-glucose 4-epimerase GalE — protein sequence MKKILVTGGLGFIGSHTVVELQNEGFEVVIIDNLSNTTIDVLDKITEITGKKPAFHKVDVRIKSEVKSVFDAHEIDGIIHFAAYKAVGESMGKPLEYYENNLSSLVYILQEMRDRKLDNFIFSSSCTVYGQADELPVTEKAPVKPAESVYGNTKQIGEEIIRDTSNAHGIKCIALRYFNPVGGHPSIKIGELPLGVPQNLIPFITQTAAGIRKELSVFGDDYDTVDGTAVRDYIHVVDLAKAHIAALSRLINNNHKADFEYFNIGTGKGSSVLEIIKTFEKVNNLKLNYKIVGRREGDVVAAYADTTTANKELNWKTEMTLEDSLESAWKWQQKQSV from the coding sequence ATGAAAAAAATATTAGTAACAGGTGGCCTTGGTTTTATAGGATCTCACACAGTTGTAGAATTACAAAACGAAGGTTTTGAAGTAGTAATTATTGATAATTTATCTAACACAACGATTGATGTTTTAGATAAAATTACAGAGATTACTGGCAAAAAACCAGCTTTTCATAAAGTTGATGTTAGAATAAAAAGTGAAGTAAAATCTGTTTTTGATGCTCATGAAATTGATGGAATTATTCATTTTGCAGCTTATAAAGCGGTTGGAGAAAGCATGGGAAAACCTTTAGAATATTATGAAAATAATTTAAGCTCTTTGGTTTACATTTTACAAGAAATGAGAGACAGAAAATTAGATAATTTTATCTTTTCTTCTTCTTGTACTGTTTATGGCCAAGCCGATGAATTACCTGTTACAGAAAAAGCACCTGTAAAACCCGCTGAATCTGTTTATGGAAACACAAAACAAATTGGCGAAGAAATAATTAGAGATACTAGTAATGCACATGGTATTAAATGTATCGCTTTAAGATATTTTAATCCTGTAGGAGGTCATCCATCTATAAAAATTGGTGAATTACCTTTAGGTGTTCCTCAAAATTTAATTCCTTTTATTACACAAACTGCAGCAGGAATACGTAAAGAATTATCTGTTTTTGGTGATGATTATGATACTGTAGATGGTACTGCTGTTCGTGATTACATTCATGTTGTAGACTTAGCAAAAGCACACATTGCAGCTTTATCTAGACTTATAAACAATAATCATAAAGCAGATTTTGAGTATTTTAATATTGGTACTGGAAAAGGAAGTTCTGTTTTAGAAATTATAAAAACTTTTGAAAAAGTAAATAATTTAAAACTAAATTATAAAATTGTTGGAAGACGTGAAGGTGATGTTGTAGCCGCTTATGCAGACACTACAACTGCCAACAAAGAACTTAATTGGAAAACAGAAATGACTCTAGAAGATTCTCTAGAATCTGCTTGGAAATGGCAACAAAAACAATCTGTTTAA